In the genome of Siniperca chuatsi isolate FFG_IHB_CAS linkage group LG17, ASM2008510v1, whole genome shotgun sequence, one region contains:
- the ube2ql1 gene encoding ubiquitin-conjugating enzyme E2Q-like protein 1, translated as MATLLRKIGLIRLHDRDTEDPKHHQGSLKGTKGNQKNNANKHCQTANETNILSTPEIKARKLDQHGKDKPSGKDKQGKDAKEKQQTGGGGSKATSASSIPPLAPHRQHCTQVRTRRLMKELQEIRRLGDNFITVELVEDNLYDWNVKLHQVDKDSALWQDMKETSTEFILLNVTFPDNFPFSPPFMRVLTPRLENGYVLDGGAICMELLTPRGWSSAYTVEAVMRQFAASLVKGQGRICRKSGKSKKAFSRKEAEATFKSLVKTHEKYGWVSPPVSDG; from the exons ATGGCCACCCTACTGCGGAAGATCGGTCTGATCCGCCTGCACGACCGAGACACCGAGGACCCAAAGCACCACCAGGGTTCGTTAAAGGGGACCAAAGGGAACCAGAAAAACAACGCCAACAAACACTGTCAGACCGCCAACGAAACCAACATCCTGAGCACCCCGGAGATTAAGGCGAGGAAGCTGGACCAGCACGGCAAGGACAAGCCGTCCGGCAAGGATAAGCAGGGCAAGGATGCAAAGGAGAAGCAGCAGACGGGAGGAGGCGGGAGTAAAGCGACCAGTGCCTCCTCGATACCACCGCTGGCGCCTCACCGGCAACACTGCACCCAGGTCCGAACGCGGAGGCTGATGAAGGAGCTACAGGAGATCAGGAGGTTAGGGGACAACTTCATCACggtggagctggtggaggaCAACCTGTATGACTGGAACGTCAAGCTGCACCAGGTGGACAAGGACTCGGCGCTGTGGCAGGACATGAAGGAGACCAGCACCGAGTTCATACTGCTCAACGTCACCTTTCCCGATAATTTCCCCTTCTCGCCCCCGTTCATGCGGGTCCTGACGCCCCGGTTGGAGAACGGCTACGTGCTGGACGGCGGGGCCATATGCATGGAGCTGTTGACCCCCCGCGGATGGTCCAGCGCCTACACGGTGGAGGCGGTCATGAGGCAGTTTGCGGCCAGCCTAGTAAAAGGACAG GGGCGTATATGTAGGAAATCAGGGAAGTCCAAGAAAGCTTTCAGCCGTAAGGAAGCTGAGGCTACCTTCAAGTCCCTGGTGAAGACCCACGAGAAGTACGGCTGGGTGTCCCCGCCCGTGTCCGACGGTTGA
- the med10 gene encoding mediator of RNA polymerase II transcription subunit 10 encodes MAEKFDNLEEHLEKFIENIRQLGIIVSDFQPSSQAGLNQKLNFMISGLQDIEKCRQQLHEINVPLEVFEYIDQGRNPQLYTKECLERALARNEQVKGKIDTMTKFKSLLISELSKVFPEEMSKYKAIHGEDAPS; translated from the exons ATGGCTGAAAAATTTGATAATCTGGAGGAGCATCTAGAGAAATTTATCGAGAATATTCGACAGTTGGGAATCATCGTCAGCGACTTCCAGCCTAGCAGCCAAGCAGGACTCAACCAAAAACT aaattTCATGATATCTGGACTGCAAGATATTGAGAAGTGCCGTCAACAGCTTCATGAGATCAACGTACCGCTGGAGGTCTTTGA ATACATTGACCAAGGTCGAAACCCTCAGCTGTACACCAAGGAATGTCTGGAGAGAGCCTTGGCGAGGAACGAACAGGTCAAAGGGAAGATTGACACCATGACG AAATTCAAGAGCCTTCTAATCTCCGAGCTCAGcaaagtgtttccagaggagaTGTCCAAGTATAAGGCTATACATGGTGAAGATGCCCCCTCCTAG